In Miscanthus floridulus cultivar M001 chromosome 5, ASM1932011v1, whole genome shotgun sequence, one genomic interval encodes:
- the LOC136454314 gene encoding uncharacterized protein translates to MLTPSDGQECILVSPSPEGTGSVSPNLKDTGSGSPDPKGAGSISPDPSGESPIMSDPEGKDPTSLDPEGASFASLDPSVMDSASPNPEGMGFSSLDPSSVGFALPNPKGAGSASLDPLGTGFAFPDPECMGSASLDPLGAGFAFPDPECTGVGFA, encoded by the coding sequence ATGCTAACTCCCTCAGATGGTCAAGAGTGTATCTTGGTCTCACCCAGccctgagggcacgggctccgtctcgcccaacctcaaGGACACGGGATCCgggtcacccgaccccaagggcgcgggctctatctcgcccgacccctcgggcgaGAGCCCCATCATGTCTGACCCCGAGGGCAAGGACCCCACCTCGCTCGATCCTGAGGGTGCGAGCTTCGCCTCTCTCGACCCCTCAGTCATGGACTCCGCATCGCCTAACCCCGAGGGCATGGGCTTCTCCTCGCTTGACCCCTCGAGCGTGGGCTttgccttgcccaaccccaagggcgcgggctctgcctcgctcgaccccttgggcaCGGGCTTCGCCTTCCCTGACCCTGagtgcatgggctccgcctcgctcgaccccttgggcgcGGGCTTCGCCTTCCCTGACCCTGAGTGCACGGGTGTGGGATTCGCCTAA